A single region of the Nicotiana sylvestris chromosome 6, ASM39365v2, whole genome shotgun sequence genome encodes:
- the LOC138871631 gene encoding uncharacterized protein, whose product METQNSSLKNLKIQLSQLAALVSEKIQGPLPSNIEKNPKGHLKAITLWSGKELDEPYADRQEKNQTKQQVDKSNNFEKPSEPSKEKEIKNKEEKISEKCKKKLEEVSVVILTEKCSAILQNKLPQKLGDPGSFIIPCTLGGVYFEKALCDSGASINLMPFSIFRKLDLGKMKDIRVSLHFADQSTKKPKGIIENVLVRVDKFVFPVDFIVLEMKECPDEPIILGRQFLATGRAIIDVHQGQLILRVDEERVIFYMQKILRFSGNEASSSCFSIDMISDLADEFKDDQLISDSIKRCLTKSGTTQDDDPIIK is encoded by the exons ATGGAAACCCAAAACTCAtccctcaaaaatctgaaaattcagTTAAGCCAATTGGCAGCTCTTGTGTCAGAAAAAATTCAGGGTCCCTTACCAAGCAATATAGAGAAAAATCCAAAGGGGCACCTTAAGGCCATCACTTTATGGTCAGGTAAGGAACTTGATGAACCTTATGCAGACAGACAAGAAAAGAACCAGACAAAACAACAGGTAGACAAGAGTAATAATTTTGAAAAACCATCTGAACcatcaaaggaaaaagaaataaagaataaggaagaaaaaatttctgaaaaatg TAAAAAGAAATTGGAAGAAGTTTCTGTGGTAATACTTACTGAAAAATGCAGtgctatacttcaaaataagctaccaCAAAAACTTGGTGATCCTGGCAGTTTTATCATTCCATGCACTTTGGGAGGTGTATATTTTGAAAAGGCACTTTGCGATTCTGGAGCTTcaataaatttgatgccattttCTATCTTTAGAAAATTGGATCTTGGTAAAATGAAGGACATACGTGTTTCTCTTCATTTTGCAGATCAAAGTACTAAGAAACCTAAGGGAATAATTGAAAATGTGCTTGTTAGAGTAGATAAGTTTGTTTTCCCTGTAGATTTTATAGTACTTGAAATGAAAGAATGTCCTGATGAACCGATAATTTTGGGTAGACAATTTCTTGCTACAGGAAGAGCAATCATAGATGTTCATCAAGGACAACTAATCTTGAGAGTAGATGAAGAAAGAGtcattttttatatgcaaaagatACTAAGATTTTCAGGAAATGAGGCATCATCTTCATGCTTTTCTATTGACATGATTAGTGATCTTGCAGATGAATTCAAAGATGATCAATTAATTTCAGACTCAATAAAAAGATGTTTGACCAAATCAGGCACCACACAAGATGATGATCCCATAATTAAGTGA